Genomic DNA from Methanosarcina sp. MTP4:
TCAGAAAGTAATCAGAAATAAAAAAGAATAAGGAAGTAATCAGGAAGTTCTCAGAAGTAAAAAGGAAGGAATCAGGGAAGCTTTCCTTTCTGATATGGGGCAGGGGGGCTGCTCTTTTTTCATTTTATTAGGCGGCTTGAAGCTGGCTTGATTTCAAAAAATCAGTGCCGGTTCAGCAAGGCTAATGTTATTTTTGAGGGGGGTTGGGAAAAACGGCGACTCTCACTATATATAATAAAAGAGTCAAAAAAGTATGTGGAAACTTTAGGGTTTAATGCTGAGGGTTATTCTCCAAATAAAAATTTCCGCCAGATAAATGGAAGAATAAACACAAAAACGGCCAGACCAAGCAGTAGGAAAAATACCACTCCTATGCCCAAGAAATTTAGCAATATATCCCATACTCCCTCTCCCACAACTTCCATAATATTTTCAAACACAATTTCCAATGCACCCTCTTTTATATAATCTTTTTGATGCCATATAATTGTCAATAGAGATCATTATTATTTTTTAACTATTATGCAGGAGCTGTGTTTTCTAAAAGGTCCTTGTTGCGCACAGTGAATAAACCGTTTCTTTCTGACAGTTTGATGGTTTGGCCATAAAAGGCATATATCCCTTTGTTCAACTACAAATATGAAATATTTGGGGCATGTTGTGAAGTTGTTCTCCAGAAGAGGGGATGCAAATGCGAGATCTTAAGAAAATACTCATCCTTGTAGCAATGGTGCCCCTGGCTGCAATCGTGGGTTATTACGTATTGATATTTCTGCTCGGCGGGCCGGCTTTGCCCCACTTTTTTGAGGTTGTAAACCATGATTCCGGCAGCCATGAAGTAACTGTCGAAATACTGGATTCGAATAACAGATCCGTACTCAAAGAGACATACACCCCTGGCCCAAATGAAAAGGTCTCGGAAGAAAAGCCGTTTTCCCTCCGAAACTCCATTGAGATGAAAGAATATACGTTCAGGATTACGCTGGATAACGGAACCGTAGAGGAAGAAGTACACGTAAGCCTGCACCGTTGGAGCACGGTTTTTATACATGTATATCAAGACAGCGAGTCCCCTATACTGATAGACATGATTACGGTTTGAGAGTCCACGTCGAGAAAGAGAAATATAAGAGGACGATTGGAGGACTATCCTGAAATTCATATTCGATTTTCCAGGGTTTCATTCCTCTTTTTGAATATATTTCAGGTTATCGTTATGCCTTTAGAATTCCTTAATGGTAAAATATCAGATAAATCACCCGGATATCATCACCTTTTTCACCATTGTCTTCTTATCGATATCCAGGGAACTTTTGTGGGGTAAGTTATGCACGATGACAGGGCCTTGAACAATGACCAGCTTGTGGACGACGGCCAGGTTCTAAACGACGACCAGGATGCATACGGCCACGAAATCTACGACTGCTTTAGAGGAAAATGCGCATCTGAGCTTGTAGAATGCGAATACGGGCACTTATGCGTATCCGAAAGCCCGGAGGTTTATCTTTCCGAATATGAAGACTGGCCTTCATACCAGCAAAAAGCCATGGGCTACGTACGAGGGCGGGTTCTGGACATAGGTTGCGGAGCCGGAAGGCATGCCCTGTATCTTCAGGAAAAAGGGTTCGATGTCCTTGGTATAGATACTTCTCCCCTGGCGGTTGAAGTCTGTAAACTGAGGGGCCTTAAAAAAGTAAAAGTGATGTCCATAAGCGAGGTCTGTTCCGTGATTGATTCCAAAGTAGATTCCGGACCCGGAAAATTCGGGACCATTCTCATGCTGGGAAATAACTTCGGGCTTTTCGGGAGCTTCGAAAGGGCAAAGCTGCTGCTTGAAAAGTTCCATGAAATTACGGAGGATAACGCGAGGATCATTGCCGAGAGCACCGATCCGTATAATTCGATTGATCCTTCTTACCTGCAATACCTGGAGTCCAACAAAAAGAGGGGGAGGATGCCCGGGCAGTTGAGACTTCGGGTTAGGTACGGTGGCTACGTGACTCCGTGGTTTGATTATTTGTATGTGTCAAAGGGCGAAATGAAAGAGATATTGAAGGGGAGCGGGTGGAGGGTTAGAAAGTTCATTGATTCGGGGGATTCGGTGTATGTGGCAGTTATTGAGAAAGAGGGAGGAGAGGAGAAGGGGTTTTTAGGCAGGGTTGTCGGGTTGATAAAATAAGATGGTTAAGGGGTGTTTTCATTGCTTGAGGGATGGGTGGTAAATTGTCCAAAGATCGGGAAAAGCGTAAGGTTTACGGAGTGCAGGAAATGCGAACACTTCACAAAGCTGGACTGCATTTTCATAATCTGCGGGTATAGAGGGAGGTATTCCAAAAGAAATATAAAGTATGGGAAGGTTAGCTTGTAGACTAAAAGGGTATTTTAAGGAAGTTGATGTGATTCTCTATCTGGGAATCTTTTTCGGGTTTAAAATTCAGTTGAATGAATTTTTTCAGAACTCCGTCTTGGGTTTATTTTTGTTTATTAACCTAATGGTTTGATTTATTTCCATCCGATCAACTCCTTCCAAAAACAATCCATCATCTATAAATTCTTCAGTTATTAAGCCTTCTTTTAACAGGCCAATACGATGAATTAGCTCAATTTTTTTTAAGCCAGTTCCTTCTAAGTTTCCAGCTAGCATAACTTGACATAATGCATGATCTTTCTTAAATTCGATATCGTTTAATGATATCACTGGATGATTCAGGGGACTAACAACAGAATCATCAGGTGACAAAGGTGTTGGGTCATCTGTTACTTGAAATGTAAAACCATTATCAAACATTCCCCCCATCAAAGCTTTAAATCCTTGGTCTGTAACCAAACCTCCACTTGGAGATACGTTGAAATATCTTGATACAATCGCATGCCAGATTTCTATCAACCTTCTGTATTCTGTTGAAACCTGTTCAGGGTTTAGAAGTGCATGAGGTAAAATTACTTTATCTTTGGCATGAAAAAGGGGACATCGCGTTGATATATACTGATTTTTGAAAATAAAATCTACAGGATTTTCCATCCTTTCAGATGGTACATATTCTGAAAGGTTAATCTTTTTATTTATACTATACAATGCATCTTTTAGCCACTTTCCCTCTCCCTCTTTACTTTTTGTATGTATTTCATTTAATAATGATTCGAAGCCCAAGTAAAGATTCCTATAGGCTTCATACAGGTCGTTAGTTGACTGAGATAGACGATAGTATCGAAATGCTGGTAACCATTCAGGTTCTGGTTGAACCGGTTCGGGAACAATATTTCCATTCTTGTCCATTTTAGTAACTGATACTTCAAATGAAATAGCTAAATCTACCATTGAAACTTCTCTGAGTATGTACTTGTTTTTTTCTTTGAAAAGTAATATGTGTGAAGTTCCTGGATCTTTAAGTATCATATTTTTCTTATGAATGACAGATATGAGATCCAAAGCTTTCTGGCATGCTTCGAAACCATATTTTAATATTTGGCCGGGGCTTAAAGAGTGGGGGCATCTTGCAACAATCGATTTGTGGTCTTTTTTTACTTCTACTTCCCACATACCGTCATCTAAAGAAAATGTCTCATTATTTTCAATGCTTAAAGGTGGTGTTTCATCAAAAAATGAAAATGTTTTCTCAATTTCAGTAACTAATGGAAAACTTTCATTTGACCTACAATTTAATGAATAAAGTTTGCTAATTTCACTATTTGAAGCAAGAAAAAAACCGACACCACTATTAAACGTTTGATTTGGACTTATATTCTTAGTTCCTCCAAGGTGAATGCCGCCTAACCTAGCCATGATACCACATCATAAAAGTTATCACGACTTTACGGTTAGATTTTAAAAACAGATTAAGTTATCGGAGTTTGGGATTCAGATTTTGAAAAACTAATTTTATGAAGAAAATTGAGATGTTCTATATATTAATCCGATCTTTCATTTCCTCTTACTCCACTTCTTTCCGGAAAAGCCCGTGCTGAGCACGGTAACAATAACCATGTGAGACGGCTATTCCGGCCACACTGGCTTTTTTTTCTATCAGACTTTTCCGGCTACAGCAATTTTCAAAAAAAACACGAACCTTCTTTCACCTCACTCCCCTCTTCACCGCCTCTTCAAACCTCTCCAGCCCCTTATCAGCCTCCTCTTCTGTCATAACCAGCGGCGGTGAAAACCTTATCACAGATTCCCCGCAGCCCAGGAGCATGATGCCCTGTTTGTAGCCTTCCCGGACGATGCGGTTCCGGGTTGCGGGGTCGATGGACTTGTCGGGTTTGACGATTTCGGCGCCGATCATGAGGCCGAGGCCCCGGACGTCGCCTATGCAGGGGTAGGAGTCCTGGAGTTCCCGGAGGCGCTGCTGGATATGGGAGCCGAGGGACCTGGCGTGGGCTCCGGTTTTTTCTTTTTCCATGAATTCCAGGGCTGCAAGGGAGCCTGCTGAGGCGAGGAGGTTTCCGCCGAAGGTGTTTGAGTGGACACCGGGGGGCCAGTCCATGAGAGAGGCGTCGGCGAGCATTGCGCCCATGGGAAGGCCTGAGCCGAGGGCTTTTGCAAGGCAGGAGATGTCGGGTTTTACTCCAAAGTTTTCCATGGCAAGGAAGGGGCCGGTGCGGAAGCAGCCTGCCTGCACTTCGTCGGCTGCCAGGAGGACGTCGTTATCGGTGCAGATTTTCCGGAGCTCTTTGTGGAACTCGGGGGGAGGGACGATGTAGCCGCCTTCGCCCTGGATGGGTTCTACGAAAACGGCTGCTGTGTCTTCGGGGTTCAGTTCTTTCCTGAAGATCAGGTTTTCGATCTGCTTTGCGCACTCGACCCCGCAGCCGGGGTATTCCAGGTTCAGGGGGCAGCGGTAGCAGTAGGCGTAGTGGGTGTGCACGGTGCGGATGCCGGGGAAGTGCTCTTTCTGCCGGGCTTTGGAGGAGGTGAGGGAAAGCGAGCCTAAGGTCCTGCCGTGGAAGGAGTTGTAAAAGCCGATCAGGTTCTGCTTACCGGTCTTCCAGGTGGCAAGTTTGATTGCGGCTTCCACGGCTTCGGTCCCGCTGTTGCAGTAGAAGACTTTCGAGTAGCCGGAAAGTTCCCGGAGTTTTCGGGCAAGTTTCAGGGGAGGCTCGGCAAAAAAGTCCGCAGAACAGCAGTGCGTCATTTTTTCAAGCTGGGCGGAGATGGCAGCCTGTACAGCCGGGTTCGAGTGGCCTGCGTTCAGGACCGCGATCCCGGCAACGAAATCGATGTACTCCCTGCCGTCCAGGTCCGTTACTACGGAACCTTTCGCCCTGTCCACCACCAGGGGGTAGGGACGGGTCTCGCAGGCGGACATCACGTTGCAGTCCTCTTCGATCACTTCAAGGGACCTTGGACCGATGGTGTCAAGCATTCCGATTTCCTGCATCTGAGGATTCATTTTATCTCCTGTTCCCATTCCGTGCTCTTCCTTTCTTTCCCTTTTTCTTTCCCCTTTTCTTTTATCTTCCACAAACCATTCCCCCTCGTTCTTAATCCTTTTAGCTGGTATCCCCTATCTTTGATCTTTTTA
This window encodes:
- a CDS encoding methyltransferase domain-containing protein, translated to MHDDRALNNDQLVDDGQVLNDDQDAYGHEIYDCFRGKCASELVECEYGHLCVSESPEVYLSEYEDWPSYQQKAMGYVRGRVLDIGCGAGRHALYLQEKGFDVLGIDTSPLAVEVCKLRGLKKVKVMSISEVCSVIDSKVDSGPGKFGTILMLGNNFGLFGSFERAKLLLEKFHEITEDNARIIAESTDPYNSIDPSYLQYLESNKKRGRMPGQLRLRVRYGGYVTPWFDYLYVSKGEMKEILKGSGWRVRKFIDSGDSVYVAVIEKEGGEEKGFLGRVVGLIK
- the mauJ gene encoding methylamine utilization protein MauJ, which gives rise to MARLGGIHLGGTKNISPNQTFNSGVGFFLASNSEISKLYSLNCRSNESFPLVTEIEKTFSFFDETPPLSIENNETFSLDDGMWEVEVKKDHKSIVARCPHSLSPGQILKYGFEACQKALDLISVIHKKNMILKDPGTSHILLFKEKNKYILREVSMVDLAISFEVSVTKMDKNGNIVPEPVQPEPEWLPAFRYYRLSQSTNDLYEAYRNLYLGFESLLNEIHTKSKEGEGKWLKDALYSINKKINLSEYVPSERMENPVDFIFKNQYISTRCPLFHAKDKVILPHALLNPEQVSTEYRRLIEIWHAIVSRYFNVSPSGGLVTDQGFKALMGGMFDNGFTFQVTDDPTPLSPDDSVVSPLNHPVISLNDIEFKKDHALCQVMLAGNLEGTGLKKIELIHRIGLLKEGLITEEFIDDGLFLEGVDRMEINQTIRLINKNKPKTEF
- a CDS encoding aminotransferase class III-fold pyridoxal phosphate-dependent enzyme, which codes for MEDKRKGERKRERKEEHGMGTGDKMNPQMQEIGMLDTIGPRSLEVIEEDCNVMSACETRPYPLVVDRAKGSVVTDLDGREYIDFVAGIAVLNAGHSNPAVQAAISAQLEKMTHCCSADFFAEPPLKLARKLRELSGYSKVFYCNSGTEAVEAAIKLATWKTGKQNLIGFYNSFHGRTLGSLSLTSSKARQKEHFPGIRTVHTHYAYCYRCPLNLEYPGCGVECAKQIENLIFRKELNPEDTAAVFVEPIQGEGGYIVPPPEFHKELRKICTDNDVLLAADEVQAGCFRTGPFLAMENFGVKPDISCLAKALGSGLPMGAMLADASLMDWPPGVHSNTFGGNLLASAGSLAALEFMEKEKTGAHARSLGSHIQQRLRELQDSYPCIGDVRGLGLMIGAEIVKPDKSIDPATRNRIVREGYKQGIMLLGCGESVIRFSPPLVMTEEEADKGLERFEEAVKRGVR